The nucleotide window GAAACTTCCGCTGGTAAAAATATGCGGACTTACAAATTCTAATGATGCTCAAATGGCAGTAAAAAACGGAGCTGATTTTTTAGGATTCATTTTTTATGATAAAAGTCCCCGGCATGTAAACTCTGACGAAGCAGAAAAACTTCTTGATGAATTAAAAGAAGTAAAAGCTGTTAAAGCAGGCGTTATAGTTAATCCTGATGATAAGGAAGCGCGGGTTGCCATTGATTTGTGCAGAAGGGGTAAACTTGATGTGCTTCAGCTTCATACGTTTGAATGTGCAGAGAAATTTATTTCGGATAAAAATTTAAGAGTGCTTCCTCATTATGCAGCTATAAACATTTCTTCACAGGAAGATGTAAAGAAACTGGACTTTCTTTTTGATATGGGAGAGCCGAGAGTGCTTGCAGATGCTGCTGTAAAGGGAACTGCAGTCGGCGGAACAGGAAACTGTATTGATGAAAATTTAGTTAAGGCTGTTCAGAAAAAGTATCCTTTATGGATTGCAGGCGGTCTTACTCCCGATAATGTCAGGTCTGTCGTTTCTAGTTTCAATCCTGAGCTGATTGACTGTGCAGGGGGAGTTGAAGAAGTTCCCGGTAAAAAAAGTTCAATTAAACTCGAAAGTTTTTTTTCTGAATTGAAATAAAAAATAAGGTGTACATCAAATATTTTTTTTAGAATTTGATGTACACCTTATTTTTTTTATTACTGTCTTTTAATTTCAGTTGTACTTTGGAACTGTTTCGTTTCCGTCATAATCATAGAAGGTTATGTTTTTAATATAGACCTGCGTTCCTTTATCGTTAAGATCCCTTACACCGCCGATCATAAAAAGATAATCGGTTTTTGATTTCATGTGGTTAAGGTCAATGCTGTACTCCTTGAAGTTTGGAGTTACATCTATTTCGTTTTTCTGATTATTGTCAAAGTTCATGTAGAAAGTTCCGTAAGAACTTGCCTTTGCCTCGAAAGTAACTTTTGCGATGTCAGAAAGATTAAGGGTTGCTCCGTTAGGAATGCCGTTGTCGTAGCATCCGAAGGATCCTCCCCACCATCCCACGTTTCCTACAGTAATGCATCCGCCTGTGTAGTCAATGTCAAAAGTCATTTCGTGTGCACCCCATTCATTCTGCCAGATCTGAACTCCGCATCCTGGAAATGTTTTAAACAGAACGCTTTTTTCTCCGCTTCCTGTATTTGAGTATACCGGAGGATTGTTGGCATAAGAAACAGATTCCTGTTTTGAAGATGCACAGCTGCCTAAAAAGAGAGCAGCCATTGCTGTTACTGCAATAATTGTTTTTTTCATGATAAACTCCTGTAAATATTTTATTGTAGATTTATGACTATTCAATTGTAAACCAGTAGAATTTTGCTGTCCGGGCATTTCCCAGAGTTTTAATCTGAAGTTCCCGGATGCCTTCACTCAGTTCAGCTTCAAGTGTTACAGTCTTCCATTTTCCTTTTGTTGAAGGAATTTCTTTCTGTACTATTTCTTTTCCGTCTGCACTTATTATGTAAAGTTCCTCCCTGTCAGTCATGATGCGCAGGCTTACTGTATATTTTTTTGAAGAAGGAATATTAACTTTATAGTTGGCAAATCTTTTATTAGAAAAGTTTCCCAGCTCAAGAGGAATTTTCTTGTACAGTTTTTTATCTCCCCTGTCTGTTGCCGGAGCGATTCCTACAGGTGTGTTGAACCGGATTCCGTCGTCACATTTTTCTCCTACAGTTGTGTTGTAGTTGCTTGATGATGAATATTCATATGCAGGAATTACTTCTCCTGCTGTAAAAGTTTTGCTTCTGCTTACATCTGTCATGTAGAGATAGACTTTTCCTAAATCCGTAAGACTTCCGTCAGAACCTTTTTTTGTAAATACAGAATTGTATGGAATTTTTTCTGCTTCTGCGTGGGACATGAACCAGGCGTAACCTTCTACGATTTCTTCCGTATCCATTGCTTCTACTTTCTGTGTCATTGCAGTAATCTGTTCATTCTTATCCTGATGAGGAATCTGGTTAGGATCCTGATCCCATGCACAGAATTCCGTAAGGAGAACTTTTTTATTGTATCTGTTTCCGTAGGTGCTGCAGAACCACATTACGGCAGAAGGGTAATCCATGTAGCTGTGGAGTACGAGATAATCATATCTCGGTTCTTTGTTTTTATTAAGTTTTTTGTATTCTGAGATGAATTCATCCATCCATGCTTCCGGTGCGCCATATATTTTTCCGTCAGAAAGAGGTTCGAATCCCCAGGTCAGTGCAGGACCTGCAAGTTCTACTTTGTATTCTTCCGCAATCTGTTCAAGTACAGGCCATTTTTCTGCGGCTTCCTTCGGTGTCAGGGCACATCCTCCGTACTGAGCTTTCATCATTGGTTCATTAAACCCCAGAAGGCATTTTACGTTTTTGTTTGCGGCAAGATATTCCTTTGTGCGGGTAACCATTTCATCAAAATCTTCTCCGGCACCCCATATCATAGGCATGAATTCAATCTTATGGTCAGGACCTATTTTATCTTTTCCCGGATTCTGATACCAGTTGTAGGCCCATGTAACATTACTTTCTTCCAGTGTTTTTATTTCGCTCTCCGTAAAACTGTTGTAGCACATTCCCCGCTTTGCAGGTGAAGGCAGGCTGAATGAGAGAAAGGTTCCTGATAATAAAAGTGCAGCCGTTAAAATTTTTTTCATTTTTTCTCCATCGTATTAATTTTAATTTTACAGCTGAAATTATTGCACTGTTTTTTTCTGCAGAGTAGAGGAGAAATTTTCTAAAAGGTGTAAAATATTTGCCGTGTGCAAGCTGTTTAAAATCTAAAAATATTACACTTTTTATATGCATTGATGGCTTTTATGTCTTAAAATATGAATATAAACTAACCTAAGGCGGATTTTTTTATGAAGCTTAACAGAATTTTTGGTGGAATAATTTTATTTACATTAACTTTTGTCTCTGTTGTATTCACCGGTTGTTCCGGTAAAGAAAAAAAGCATTCGGTTGAACTGACTTTCTTTTCCAATCTACCGGACAGGAATTTCGGCCAGGGGCTTGTAGAACAGCTCATAATTGATGAATTTATGGAAGAAAATCCTGATATTATAATTAAGCTTGAGACTCTTGATGAAACTGCATATAAAACTAAATTTCATGTTTATTGTCATGAAAGGCTTCCGGATATTGTAAGTGTTTGGGGGCAGAGGGCTTTTCTTGAAGAGGCAGTCCTTGCAGGAAAATTAGAACCTCTTGATTCTGCTGATTTTAAAAACTTCGGATTTAAGGAAGGGACACTGGACGGTTTTACTTATGAGGGAGAACTGTACGGTCTTCCACGGAATACGGACGTAGCTCTCTTCTATTATAATGAAAGAATGTTCCGTGATTTCGGCTGGAAAGTTCCCCAGTCTTTTGATGAGCTGTTTGATGTTGCGGAAGAAATTCAGAATCACGATTTTGTTCCTGTCGGGATGGATGGAAGTGACGGCTGGCCGCTCATGATTTTCTTTTCTGATATTCTTTATGATATTTCAGGAAAAGATTACAGATATATAGTAGATCATGCCATTGAAACCCATAATTTTTCTGATGAACGGATTCTTAAGGCGTTGAATCTTTTCTGTAAGGCCTGTTCGGGAAATCTTTTTCAGAAAAACTTTACTCAGGATGATTATGGTGCTGCACAGAATTTCTTTCTGTCTGGAAAATCAGCCATGTATTACATGGGAAGCTGGGAAACTTCAATGGCAGTTAATACCACTTACTGGAATGAAATTACACCATATATACGTGTGATAAAATTTCCTTCTATTAATAAGGATTCTCCTGGAAAATCCGGAGTACTTGCCTGGTATGGCGGCGGTTATGCAGTTTCTGCTGATTCCCTTCATAAAAAGGAAGCCGTAAAATTTTTAAAGTTTATGTTTGCTCCGGAACGACTGTCCCGTTTAGGATTAAAAAATGCGGTTGGAATTTCTGCACAGAATGAAAGTGACTTTCTTTACGAAACGGATGTACCTTGTCTCACGGAACTTGTAAGGATTGCCGAATCTGCAGATGATTATTCAGGTTCTCCTCTTAATGACAGAGGTAATCTTGATTTTAAATATTTGTGTGAGGCAAACATTCTGCGTCTTGCTTCAGGACAGATAACGCCCGAAGAGTTTATAAAGCTTCTGGAACGAGAAGGGGCATACTGATTATGAAAGGCAAATCATCAAGAAGAAGTATACGTAAAAAGTATGTCATTTACGGTTTCAGAATTTTTTCTCCATTATTTCTGTTTATCGTTCTTTTTTTATTTTTTCATTCTTTCAGGGCGAAGGTCAGCGACATAAAGGAAAAGTCATATACAAGTTCCAGAAGTGTTGCAGTTAATATTCAGCTTGTTCAGGATGATATAAAAAAACTTTCAACTTTTGTCGGTGTAGACAACGATATAAAAAAAATTCTCTGTTCTTCTGATGTTGAAGAGTTAAATAAAAATTCCAGAATGTGGTTTGATGAAGCTCATTTTAATACCCTTCAGAACCTGATTGCCCTTAACGGCGGTATAAGAAGTTTTGCTATTTATCCTGAAAATGGAGTTCAGCCTTTTTTACGGGGAATGGATGGAAGCGTAAATCATCCGACTATAGCAAAAGTCAGGAATACAAAAGAATATAGTTTTACAATGAACAGGCAGTACTCCATGTACTGGTGTTCTGTTCCTAAAAGTACCCGGGGAACTTTTGAAGTAAACAGGCAGGATAAAATTGTTTTTTACCGGGAACTTTTTGATCTTAAAGACAGAAAGCCTTTGTGTTTTATTGCCATCGGTCTTGATAAATCTACTTTTGAAAATATCTGTCATGGTGCTTTGAATAGTGCAGGAGAAAGTCTTCTGGTATTTAATGCGGACGGTGAGGAGTTGTGTTCCGTAGAAGATGTTGATACGGATATAAAACTTTATATTCAGCGGAATATTCTCGGGCAGTTTTCAGAAGATAAAACGACGATTCAGTCTTTTTATGACGGCAATTACATAACCTGTACTAAGCTTGAATCAGGTAGTTCCATAGTCTGCGATATTGTTTCTCTGACTGCCTACAGAGGATTCTTTCTTCAGCAGATCTGCATATATCTTTTTGCTCTGTTTCTTATCCTTATTGCTTTGTATGTGCTTCTCAGGATTATGTCTAAATATATTACAAAACCGCTTTTTAATCTTTCTTCGGGAATTAAAAAATTTGCCGAGGGAGATTTTACTCAGCATGTAGAAGTTTATGATGATGATGAAATAGGTGATGTAGCCCGTGCGTTTAATAAAATGGTCTCTGATATTGATTCCCTTATTAATGAGAATTATGTAATAAAGATGAAGGAAAAGGAAAATGAACTTGCAAGCCTTCAGTCTCAGATAAATCCTCACTTTCTGTATAATACCCTTAATTCATTGTACTGGCAGGCGATTGACCAGAATAACGAAGCTCTTGCGGATAATATTTTTTCACTTTCAAGATTGTTCCAGCTTGTGTTGAGCCGGGGTAAACAGGAAATACTTGTAGAAAACGAATTTGAACTCATAGAGCATTATCTTGAAGTTCAGAAAATGCGGTTCAATTCAAAACTGCAGTATTCAATACTTCTTGATGAACGTATACGCCATCAGAAATTTTCAAAGCTTCTTCTTCAGCCGTTTGTAGAAAATTCCATCGAGCATGGTTTTTCAAATAAGACTTCTGAATGCAATCTGCTCATAAGCGGAA belongs to Treponema rectale and includes:
- a CDS encoding glycosyl hydrolase translates to MKKILTAALLLSGTFLSFSLPSPAKRGMCYNSFTESEIKTLEESNVTWAYNWYQNPGKDKIGPDHKIEFMPMIWGAGEDFDEMVTRTKEYLAANKNVKCLLGFNEPMMKAQYGGCALTPKEAAEKWPVLEQIAEEYKVELAGPALTWGFEPLSDGKIYGAPEAWMDEFISEYKKLNKNKEPRYDYLVLHSYMDYPSAVMWFCSTYGNRYNKKVLLTEFCAWDQDPNQIPHQDKNEQITAMTQKVEAMDTEEIVEGYAWFMSHAEAEKIPYNSVFTKKGSDGSLTDLGKVYLYMTDVSRSKTFTAGEVIPAYEYSSSSNYNTTVGEKCDDGIRFNTPVGIAPATDRGDKKLYKKIPLELGNFSNKRFANYKVNIPSSKKYTVSLRIMTDREELYIISADGKEIVQKEIPSTKGKWKTVTLEAELSEGIRELQIKTLGNARTAKFYWFTIE
- a CDS encoding ABC transporter substrate-binding protein, which codes for MKLNRIFGGIILFTLTFVSVVFTGCSGKEKKHSVELTFFSNLPDRNFGQGLVEQLIIDEFMEENPDIIIKLETLDETAYKTKFHVYCHERLPDIVSVWGQRAFLEEAVLAGKLEPLDSADFKNFGFKEGTLDGFTYEGELYGLPRNTDVALFYYNERMFRDFGWKVPQSFDELFDVAEEIQNHDFVPVGMDGSDGWPLMIFFSDILYDISGKDYRYIVDHAIETHNFSDERILKALNLFCKACSGNLFQKNFTQDDYGAAQNFFLSGKSAMYYMGSWETSMAVNTTYWNEITPYIRVIKFPSINKDSPGKSGVLAWYGGGYAVSADSLHKKEAVKFLKFMFAPERLSRLGLKNAVGISAQNESDFLYETDVPCLTELVRIAESADDYSGSPLNDRGNLDFKYLCEANILRLASGQITPEEFIKLLEREGAY
- a CDS encoding sensor histidine kinase — encoded protein: MKGKSSRRSIRKKYVIYGFRIFSPLFLFIVLFLFFHSFRAKVSDIKEKSYTSSRSVAVNIQLVQDDIKKLSTFVGVDNDIKKILCSSDVEELNKNSRMWFDEAHFNTLQNLIALNGGIRSFAIYPENGVQPFLRGMDGSVNHPTIAKVRNTKEYSFTMNRQYSMYWCSVPKSTRGTFEVNRQDKIVFYRELFDLKDRKPLCFIAIGLDKSTFENICHGALNSAGESLLVFNADGEELCSVEDVDTDIKLYIQRNILGQFSEDKTTIQSFYDGNYITCTKLESGSSIVCDIVSLTAYRGFFLQQICIYLFALFLILIALYVLLRIMSKYITKPLFNLSSGIKKFAEGDFTQHVEVYDDDEIGDVARAFNKMVSDIDSLINENYVIKMKEKENELASLQSQINPHFLYNTLNSLYWQAIDQNNEALADNIFSLSRLFQLVLSRGKQEILVENEFELIEHYLEVQKMRFNSKLQYSILLDERIRHQKFSKLLLQPFVENSIEHGFSNKTSECNLLISGKYDNGKMIFEIKDSGVGMTQAEINSLFSGEKKVGHDRVGGYAIKNIIDRIHLLYGEEGVVDIGSIPGEGTCVRITVPFDENGTEGEENVKESADS